The sequence atagtGCTATAGTTTTCAAATAACATTGGACACTAGAATTTAAATCATtacattttttacaaaaaacaactttaattgttacagaatcaaataaaaataattcaaaaaatgcTCCAATGCGATAATGAATAGTTCgcaagcatgaaaaaaaaaatgaatcgtTTGTCTTCGtataagagttttttttcttaacataattTATTCATAGGAACAAATCTTATATAAAGGGTTATATTTGAgagtgataattgtttttaatttaaaatatattaaaataatatttatttttttattttttaatattaatataatgtaTAAACACTAAAtcagttaatttaaaaaaaaaaaaaaaacaaattcaaattttaataaaaaaagtttgaaaacatttgccaaaaactttttaaatccaCAGCTGTAAAATGtaagcaaacaaaaaagaaaagaaaagtataaaCGTAGAAGTTGCATTCATGGCTTGGTGAAAAAGCTCTCGGCTATGGGCAGTCTTGTTTCAAAAGACAGTCAAATTCCTCCTTTCAATCGTTGTGGATGATGGAATGGCCAGCTCGCTAGACTCCTTGCTGTCAAAGTGCaccactctctctctcccccacACAAAACAACTCCATGCACACCTCTTCACCACAGGTCAATTCCAACTTCCCGTCTCCCCGACCCGCTCCAAACTTCTCGAACTCTACGCTCTCTCTCTCGGCAACCTCTCCTTTGCTATTTTAACCTTTTCCCAAATCCGCACTCCTTCCACCAACGACTGGAACGCCATCATCCGTGGCTTCATTCAAAGCCCAAACCCAACTAATGCTTTCGCATGGTACAAATCTATGATCTCTAAATCCCGCAAAGTAGACGCCTTAACTTgctcttttgttttaaaagcatGCGCTCGTGTTTTAGCTCGTTTAGAGTCGATTCAAATTCATACCCATATTGTGCGCAAAGGGTTTATAGCTGATGCTTTGTTGGGTACAACTCTGTTAGATGTTTATGCGAAAGTGGGTGATATCGATAGTGCAGAGaaggtgtttgatgaaatggttATGCGAGATATTGCATCATGGAATGCATTGATTTCCGGGTTTGCTCAAGGGAGTAAGCCTACTGAGGCTTTGAGTTTGTTCAGGGGAATGGAGATTGATGGGTTTAAACCTAATGAAATCTCAGTTCTTGGCGCTCTCTCTGCGTGTGCACAATTGGGTGATTTTAAAGAAGGTGAGAAGATTCATGGATATATTAAAGATGAACGGTTCGATATGAATGCACAGGTTTGTAATGCGGTTATTGACATGTATGCTAAATGTGGGTTTGTTGACAAAGCTTATTTGGTTTTCGAGAGTATGAGTTGCAGGAAGGATATTGTTACATGGAATACAATGATCATGGCATTTGCAATGCATGGTGAAGGGTGTAAAGCTCTTGAGCTTTTTGATAAAATGGACCAATCCGGGGTGAGCCCAGATGATGTGTCGTATCTTGCGGTGCTATGCGCTTGTAACCATGGCGGATTAGTTGAAGAAGGGTTTAGGTTGTTTAATTCAATGGAGAATTGTGGAGTGAAACCTAATGTTAAACATTATGGGAGTGTAGTTGATTTGTTAGGCCGAGCTGGGCGGCTTCGTGAGGCTTATGATATTGTCAATTCTATGCCGATGGTGCCGGATATAGTGCTCTGGCAAACTTTGCTTGGTGCTTCCAGGACTCATAGGAATGTAGAAATAGCCGAAACTGTTTCTCGGAAGCTTGTGGAGATGGGATCTAATCATTGtggtgattttgttttgttatctaATGTTTATGCAGCACGTGAGAGGTGGGCTGATGTGGGGAGGGTAAGGGAGGCAATGAAGAACAGGGATGTGAAGAAGGTGCCTGGACTCAGCTACATTGAAGGTAATGGTGTAATACACAAGTTCTACAATGCTGATAAGAGTCATGAAAGTTGGAGGGAGATTTATGCAAAGTTGGATGAGATTAGGTTCAGGGTCAAGGAATACGGGTATGTGGCTGAAACAAGCTTTGTGCTGCATGATATAGGGGAGGAGGACAAGGAAAATGTTTTGGGTCATCATAGTGAGAAGTTAGCTGTGGCTTTTGGTTTGATTAGTACAAGTGAGGGAACACCAATACAAGTGATTAAGAACCTTAGGATATGCGGGGATTGTCATTTTGTGATCAAGCTTATATCAAAGATATATGATCGAGAAATCATTGTGAGGGATAGAGTGCGGTTTCACAGATTTAAAGAAGGTTTCTGTTCTTGCAGAGATTATTGGTAGCATTAGACATTAGTTAATTTCAATTTGTGTACAATCATTActcaaaaacaataatagaaagCAAAAAATCACAGCCCATCtgagtttcctttttttttagctcTGGTTCTCTGTTCCAGCATGCTCATTGCATTGATTAGACCTTCTCCTAATCCGCATAATTGCTGTTAGCACACCATCGGACCATTATGATGCTGCAAGGATTATGAAACTCAACTGTTAGAATTATTAATTGATCGACAAAGGAAAATCTTAAGCTTTTGAATTGCTTTCTACcaaataaaaagcaatttaTGGTGAAATCCTCTCTTCTTTGGTGAAAAAACAGCAACTGGGCACCCCACACAACTTTAATCAATAGTATTACTTTTCACTCAACTACATCAACCTCAACAAATTGGAACAGTAAATGGCACACAATAAAAAAGGATATGTAACATACTGATGTAACTCAAAATACAGAAAATACAGTTCTTTTGGGTAGCTTGGTACGAGCACCATTACCAGCTGGACAAATATGCTGTCACGGAACTAGAAAAGGCACACGCAATGGACATGCTTCTAGCTTACGAcgtcaaataaaaattctattcATTTTCCCAGGAATTGCACAACCCAAGCCAGAGATTATTCCTTCGTAAAGTGAAAGCTTGAAATAATACAGGCCAAGTGTCAAATTGTAACTAGCCCTTAACCAGTCTTGCCTCCAAACCGCCTTCATGGCGCTTCACATTAGTGTAAGGCATACGAGTCCGTAGAATTTTATCCCATATGGAGAAGAATGATCCCAGAGCCCACAAATCAAAGATCATCAGCTACATCAACCTGGGATGAGGAACGAATGGCACCACCCAGTGTGTCGAGCAAGAGACCCTCGAGAGGATGATTATAAAGGGCCCCAATGGCATCAGGTACGACTAGCCTGTGATGCTGGGAGTGGACATAGCGGTGTAAGAATTTGTTCTGAAGCATGTAGCGGTGCGCAAAGTACTGCCATTTGTCCATAAAAAACGTTCCAATTATAATTTGCAGGATTTTGATAGAAATAGAGGGCTGGATTCTGATTCATTCGCTGTTGAAGTCAGCTGCAGCAACAATACATGTGTCAGAAAAGAATATGTTCTCCAAGGATCAAGAAAACAAGTGTTCGAGGACATGAAAATCACTTCCTGCTTACTCGGgagaataaaaatagaaagaaacccataatgtttttaaatgcgAGAGAGacgagaaaaaaagaaaacagaatacATTTGTGGAAATAATAAAGGTCCGTTCAGCTTCAATCAATTATGAACACTTAAAATCTTGCATGTTGAATCGACATCTAGAAACCAAAAGGATTTTCATCTCTTTCCCTGACTGTTGGCTTAACATCCATTCACACACAAAAGAACGTTAACACTACTATTCTTCTTCAAAGCATCCTAATCATGCGTTGGAGGCCACAATTctcaagaaagaagaaagaattcCCATGCACACAGAACAAAATTAATATGTGATCTGCTGCTCAAGTCTCGCGTTGCACATAAAAGATTACTAGGCAAGAACATGAGTTGTTGTTTATTAAAAGAACTGGCAGAAGGAAATAGTCACCAGAATTtactagaaagaaagaaaatatgtgTGATAGACAACGCATTCTCTTCAACGTGTCACAGACAGTGTATGCTTCTTGACAAGTCATATGAAATACATGATTCAACCGAGCAGTAAAGGCTTCGAGGCCACTGCCACAGTAGCCAAAGAAATTTTCAGAAGCATCCCCATGAACAATGGCTTCCTTCCCTATTTAAGACCTCCCCACTTTTGGCTGCTCACGAAAAACAGCACACTCATAGGAAATACTACAGACATCCCTTCTAATTCACATCATTCTTGTTATCATACCAACCTACCATTATAGAGTTGCAAAGATCATCGAAGTCAACTGTTAGGATTTTTATTGATGGGCATGGTGACCAACTGATAAGAGACAAACAGAACACCTTTCCATACCTGAAGAAACAGCAGCTGCAAGGTGGTCTTGCCCAGCTCCATGAGGAGCCTCCCATTAGCacggatttttttatttctacgtGCTCTCCTCAAAATAGGTCGTGTAACCTGCTTAATGTAGTTTTGCCACAAATGCATTTCTATTGATAGTATCCGGCTAGGATGATGGGACAGTCTTTCCTTGgctaaaaatacaattttagaaATCACATCAACAAGTTATCAAACACCCGAGTTTTTACTATTTTCACTGCTTTCAAACTCAAAACCCAACAGGGCACAATGACAGACCGTTGTGTAGCACCCTGCAGAGTAGATGCATGGAAGTTTGTCTCGACAAGTAGACATGACTGAGAGGGTTTTAACAAGAAGATGACGCTGACAGATTAGAAGCATGGGAGTATAATTGAAATTAGTGTGGGCAACTTCCAGCATTCTCAAGGATCAAAAAATTACAAGTACATCAATCTCAACGTATTGGAACATGtaaaatggaaaacaataaaagacaGATATGCTACATACTGAGATAACGCAGAATatcaaaaatacaaatataccATCACAGGACTAGGAAAAGAAGGAACACCCAATGGACTTGCTTCTAGCTTACAAGGTCAAACAAACAATTCTAATTCATGTTTTCCTCGAAGGGCAAAACCCAGCCAAAGAATATTCCTTTGTTAAGTGAAAGCTTGAAATAATACAGGAGAAGTGTCAAACTGTAACTAGTCCTTAACCAGTCTTGCCTCTAAACCGCCTTCAGGTCGGTTCACAAGAGTGTATGGCATGTGAGTCCCTAGAAGTTTATCCCATATGGAGAAGAATGGCTGGGAATAATTGTACTTTGTGCCTGGGAGTTGATGGTGGATGTCATGATAAGCAGTGTTGTTCTGGAAAAAGATATGGAAGATATTGCCAGGCAACCAGAGTCCACAATGATCATCAACTGTTTTAACTACAGCAAAGCAGAAGAAAATGACTGATGTCCGTGCAGTCATTCCTGAGACGAGGAATGCAATGGCACCACCCACTGTGTCAAGCAAGAGACCCTCGAGAGGGTGATTATAAAGGGCCCCAATTGCATAAGTTACAACTAGCCTGTGATGCTGGGAGTGGATATGGCGGTATAAGAATTTGTTCTGATGCATGTAACGGTGCGCAAAGTACTGCCATGTGTCCATGACAATCATTCCAATTATGATTTGCATGATTTGGATAGGGATAGAGGGCTGGATTGTGGTTCCAGATTCATCAGCTGATGAAGTCAACTGCAGCAACAACACAGGCAAACGAAAGTTAATTATCAGTtggtaaaaagtaaaaacacatAGGTCTACGTCCTAGAGCTTACAAATCAAATGATACCACCAAGCAATTGAATAATTACCATCTAAGTCCTAGAGTCACTGATCTCTCAGTCCCTCTGCGTTCTCCTCCCAAAGTGGGGATCTGGGAGGGAGGGTTGGGAGATAATCCTACCATTCAGTACTTAGGAATGAAGAGGCTACTCTCAAGACTTGTACCTGCAACCTTGTGGTTGCAGGTCCAAGCCGCTTTATCTTTGCACGAAACAAGGgccaagataaataaataataatgtctGTAACAGCAACTATATTAAGAAACATCAAAGACCGATACCAATGCAAGAAATTCCAATTTTTATTGTCCACAATACTCATTTTTATTCCACAGCAGCATTGAATCTTAAGGTGAGTGGAGGAATCTATCATGattggaaaaacaaaacagaatttCTGAGTTTTCACAAAAGGGCATCCAAACAGAAATTTGGTAGTAGAAAAAGCCAAAACAAGATTTGAAAGTTTTATCCATAAATTTCTTCCCAGTCCCTTTACTTAAACAACATACAGTATCGCAACAGACTCAAAATGATACAAGACAACTAAAAGGAACTTCTGGTTCATAATATTTAGCACCATGCAGTTAAGATGCATGCCCACATGGACCTACCTGAACTAGGTGTTAAGGAGGATGGATGGTGGGACAAGAGAAGCTAGGAAACAGAATATCATAATAGTAGCTGAACAAAAATGTATCAGAACAGAATATGTTCTTGAAAGAACATGAAAACAAATGCTTGATATTGTCAACAATGTCACAAAGAATGAAAAGGTTTCAGAGCTGGACTAATAACTTTAAGGACATGAAAGTCAGTTCCTGCTTACCCTGCTAACATAGAATACCAGTGATTTCCCATACTACTGTTACAATGAAAGacgagaaagaagaaaacagaacACGTTGGCTGAAAGAATAAAGGCCAGTTCAACTTCAGTAGTATAAGAACTTAAAATCTCATGTAAAACGAACATATATAAGCCAAAAGGACTATTCATCTTTTTCTCTGCTTATTGACTTAACATCTCCTTCACATAGACAAAAACAATGTTAACACTGCCACTCTTCTTTATTGCAAACCATCAGAATCATGCCCTGAAAGCCACTACTATCACAGCACAAGTGGAAAAAATTCTCATGGAAGAAAGAATTCCCAAGCACTCAATGTAAAAGTAGCATGAGATCTTCTGTGTAAGGCTCAAATTGCACATGACACATCACAAGAATTTTACTCATTGTTTATCTGGAGAACTGCAcagatgtaataaaaaaaatactcatcagAACTTGTAAAAGCTGAACATATCATGAACTCATACTCCCTCCATATCGCAGTAACTTAACAAACCCTCTGCCCACCAAAAAAACATGAAGGATAAAGAAAATTGGTAAAAAGAATGATGAAGTTTCCTAATCCAGAAGACCCACTTCATTTGTGTTCCCCCAACATATCTAATAGCTGATGATGATTCCCCGATCTTATTTTTGTTCAAATCTGAAGTAAATACATTATTAGGAGCATTCTCCAGCTATGAGAATCAACAAGCACGTCAGATCCACAGCCTCCATAGTCCATGTGAGATGATGAATATCTAGCAGTGACTACACAAGACAAGGCCATGAAGAAGTATTTTCCTGCATAGAGCTGCCTTGTAAAAACCAGAAACCACTAAGAGCTCAGCTAATAAGGAACAAGCTTGTCTAGGCCTCTATCACTATGAAATTACCATTCCACATAAGACAGACACTAACTCCAGCAAATCTATCCCCAAGAAgcaaactgaaacaaataactaataatatatAGGAAGAAACCTATATTGAGAAACATCCACTCGTTCACACCAAAAAGGATCACaatcacacaacaaagaaacataaaagGCAATCAGGAACAACTTGAACAGGTTCAGTAACTAACCAAAAAGAGTGCATGAGCAACAACAGCCTGGACTAGTTGTTGAAGCAACACACCCTTAATCACCTTCGACAGCGGAAccaaattcttctcttcctcctcttttcTAGTGTGCAATCTATATTCATCCAACGGTGGCAATAGCTGGTAAAACCCCGCGTACAACCAATAAATTACAATAGGGGCAAAAATCCCCATTACTTCATCACTCACATAACCTTCCCAAAACACCATGGTTAATCCAATTTACAAAGGCAACAACAACAAGGATCAATTCTTCAATTCTAAACCTAAAATGCAGCTCAAAATCTGCAGATTCGAAGCTGCATTTAAGAGTTAACGATCTAAAATCTCAATCTTCACTCTACATAACCTGAGGatcacaaagaaaaagaatcagaaatttaaaccaaaatacatatataaaaataaatccctaaaataactcttaaaaaaaaaacttgatttccATGATTCCCGCTCCTCGTATTCAATAGATACACAAAATATGAAAGATTAAATCCCCACACTTTATTAACatactttccaagaaaaaaatgtagagaaaaaaaattcaaaattcaagctACCAATGCTCAAATTAGCCTCACCTTTGCTTTTCATttgttactataaaaaaaaaaaattcatagcaTCTGCCACTAATTAGCcagaaaaaagtttaaattaaacCACCTGCCTCAGCACACCTCTTACAacatgaagagagagagagagagagattgatagGAATTAAGTTTGAAGGAATTGTTTACTCACAGAGAGAAAGAGATCGTGGAACGATGAAGGCGTCataaatgttgttgttgttgcgtTAAAATAGTGAGAAACAGGGGGTAGAGTGATGAGCGAatgtcaaaattttattattttagatctAAGCCAAACCAAAGCAAAGCGCCTgtcgttttatttttttgatcatCGTTATTGACTTTATTGGTGACAGGTGTGGCATTCTAtgctttctgattttttaagcTCTGATgacaggattttttttttttcctgtcccTTCCATTTTTccgtctttttttaaaaaaaaaattatggcaaGCTGTGTAGCTTTGGGGTcttttgtaataataataatatgaaaaaaattactctgatttaatttttgttttaccttaccactaattttttaaatattatatttcttattctGGATTAAAGcaagt is a genomic window of Populus alba chromosome 5, ASM523922v2, whole genome shotgun sequence containing:
- the LOC118061771 gene encoding very-long-chain aldehyde decarbonylase GL1-9; translation: MVFWEGYVSDEVMGIFAPIVIYWLYAGFYQLLPPLDEYRLHTRKEEEEKNLVPLSKVIKGVLLQQLVQAVVAHALFLLTSSADESGTTIQPSIPIQIMQIIIGMIVMDTWQYFAHRYMHQNKFLYRHIHSQHHRLVVTYAIGALYNHPLEGLLLDTVGGAIAFLVSGMTARTSVIFFCFAVVKTVDDHCGLWLPGNIFHIFFQNNTAYHDIHHQLPGTKYNYSQPFFSIWDKLLGTHMPYTLVNRPEGGLEARLVKD
- the LOC118061770 gene encoding pentatricopeptide repeat-containing protein At1g34160, which codes for MASSLDSLLSKCTTLSLPHTKQLHAHLFTTGQFQLPVSPTRSKLLELYALSLGNLSFAILTFSQIRTPSTNDWNAIIRGFIQSPNPTNAFAWYKSMISKSRKVDALTCSFVLKACARVLARLESIQIHTHIVRKGFIADALLGTTLLDVYAKVGDIDSAEKVFDEMVMRDIASWNALISGFAQGSKPTEALSLFRGMEIDGFKPNEISVLGALSACAQLGDFKEGEKIHGYIKDERFDMNAQVCNAVIDMYAKCGFVDKAYLVFESMSCRKDIVTWNTMIMAFAMHGEGCKALELFDKMDQSGVSPDDVSYLAVLCACNHGGLVEEGFRLFNSMENCGVKPNVKHYGSVVDLLGRAGRLREAYDIVNSMPMVPDIVLWQTLLGASRTHRNVEIAETVSRKLVEMGSNHCGDFVLLSNVYAARERWADVGRVREAMKNRDVKKVPGLSYIEGNGVIHKFYNADKSHESWREIYAKLDEIRFRVKEYGYVAETSFVLHDIGEEDKENVLGHHSEKLAVAFGLISTSEGTPIQVIKNLRICGDCHFVIKLISKIYDREIIVRDRVRFHRFKEGFCSCRDYW